A single genomic interval of Hydractinia symbiolongicarpus strain clone_291-10 chromosome 8, HSymV2.1, whole genome shotgun sequence harbors:
- the LOC130653614 gene encoding sodium-dependent neutral amino acid transporter B(0)AT3-like isoform X2 has protein sequence MSRSMSGYTSGSSRGPSTISGRPPSYDEVQRERLRSQKLSEDSLPETRQMNMDGMGYAFSSKALPPHAAPSIISRTSVTSEPLKITGLEFAFTSNNLPRIGIDETDTLNGMANDMHPTGLDRYKPPIVPDTAALAADEKRGMWGRKAEFILASVGLAVGLGNVWRFPYLCQRNGGGAFLIPYFIMMVIEGIPLFYIEFAVGQRFRRSAIGCWSKMHPALKGIGISCMVISTMLCIYYVAVIAWSFYYLFASLTSKLPWRIEKCPRYDEYNVLDQLCKKNSSDTYHCEMKTNFTECCVHDPQLYYFYRKTLDVSTSIGDSGSGINWKLAGCLVLAWVVVYACVINGVKSSGKAVYFTATFPYVILSILFILGLSLDGASIGLKALFKPDFKKLRDPQIWMDAASQMFFTLSLGFGALISFASYMPIKNNCVRDAYTVVFINCGTSLFAGIVVFSILGHREYVTKLPVTEVGGGAGLAFITFCDAFLQMPVSPLWSVLFFIMLILLGIDSEFGTLEGLVAPFYDAKWVTMKKWKFTGILAFAMFLIGLALITSPGYYAFQLFDDFAVPLPLLFIAFFQVVSISWVYGNDKFANDIEYMTGKRPYLFWMICWKYISPLAIFIIFVANCHKLATKFPTYKAYVGCLQQMVNFSSLSPGTKTSLFDSPYPAWGQFFIVAFITISMIPTIAWLIMNFVKNPQKWVDGFKSKLSNIHEYYPDPSYPDPSRRKSGREIETQILKEIEEEED, from the exons ATGAGCAGATCAATGAGTGGTTACACTTCTGGCTCTTCAAGAGGACCTTCTACAATTAGTGGCAGGCCTCCTTCTTATGATG aAGTTCAAAGAGAAAGACTGCGCTCACAAAAATTATCAGAGGACTCATTACCAGAAACGAGGCAGATGAACATGGATGGAATGGGGTATGCATTCTCATCAAAGGCGCTCCCACCTCATGCTGCGCCGAGTATTATTAGTCGAACTAGCGTCACATCGGAGCCTCTCAAGATTACAGGGTTGGAGTTCGCGTTTACCTCAAATAACCTGCCTAGGATCGGTATAGATGAAACAG acaCGTTAAATGGCATGGCAAATGATATGCATCCTACAGGCCTGGACCGATACAAACCACCCATTGTTCCGGATACCGCAGCTTTGGCAGCGGACGAAAAGCGTGGAATGTGGGGACGAAAAGCTGAATTTATTTTAGCGTCTGTTGGATTAGCAGTTGGTCTCGGAAATGTCTGGAGGTTTCCATATTTATGTCAAAGAAATGGCGGAg gtGCTTTCCTGATACCATATTTTATCATGATGGTTATTGAGGGGATTCCCTTGTTTTACATCGAATTTGCAGTCGGTCAGCGTTTTCGTCGCAGTGCAATTGGTTGTTGGAGCAAAATGCATCCAGCTCTTAAAGGGATTGGTATATCTTGTATGGTTATCTCCACAATGCTGTGCATATACTATGTAGCTGTAATTGCTTGGAGTTTTTATTATCTATTTGCCTCGTTAACCTCCAAGTTACCGTGGAGAATAGAAAAGTGCCCAAG GTATGATGAATACAATGTATTGGACCAACTTTGCAAGAAAAACAGCTCCGACACATATCATTGTGAGATGAAGACCAACTTTACAGAATGCTGTGTTCACGACCCGCAGCTTTACTACTTTTACAGAAAAACTTTGGATGTGTCCACGTCAATTGGTGATTCAGGAAGTGGAATAAACTGGAAGCTTGCTGGCTGTCTTGTATTGGCATGGGTTGTTGTATATGCTTGTGTCATTAACGGAGTAAAATCAAGTGGGAAG GCTGTATACTTCACGGCAACGTTCCCTTACGTTATATTGAGCATACTGTTCATACTGGGTCTCTCCTTAGATGGTGCATCCATTGGtttaaaagctctttttaagcctGAC tttaaaaaattgagagATCCTCAAATTTGGATGGATGCTGCCTCCCAAATGTTTTTCACATTAAGTTTGGGGTTTGGTGCGTTGATTTCATTCGCCAGTTACATGCCTATCAAAAACAACTGCGTGAGAGATGCCTACACTGTGGTATTTATTAACTGCGGGACGTCACTGTTTGCTGGTATAGTTGTATTTTCAATTTTGGGACACCGAGAGTATGTTACTAAGCTACCGGTAACCGAG GTTGGTGGAGGTGCTGGTCTTGCTTTTATTACTTTTTGTGACGCCTTCCTTCAAATGCCTGTATCTCCGCTTTGGTCTGTTCTATTCTTTATCATGCTGATCTTGTTAGGAATTGATTCAGAATTTGGAACCTTGGAAGGTTTAGTTGCGCCATTTTATGATGCAAAGTGGGTAACTATGAAAAAGTGGAAATTCACAG GTATACTTGCTTTTGCCATGTTCTTGATTGGTCTCGCTTTAATAACATCACCAgggtattatgcgtttcaaTTATTTGATGATTTCGCTGTTCCTTTGCCGTTACTATTTATCGCCTTTTTTCAAGTGGTATCGATATCATGGGTGTATGGAAATGATAA ATTTGCAAATGATATTGAATATATGACTGGTAAACGACCTTATCTTTTTTGGATGATTTGTTGGAAATATATTTCACCATTAGCTATCTTTATCATCTTCGTTGCAAACTGCCATAAATTGGCAACAAAGTTTCCAACCTACAAAGCATATGTTGGTTGTCTCCAACAAATG gtCAACTTTTCATCATTATCACCTGGTACTAAAACTTCTTTATTCGATAGTCCTTATCCAGCTTGGGGACAATTCTTTATTGTTGCATTTATCACAATTTCTATGATACCTACCATTGCCTGGTTGATAATGAACTTTGTTAAAAATCCACAAAAATGGGTAGATGGGTTTAAATCGAAGCTGTCAAATATTCATGAATATTATCCAGACCCAAGTTATCCAGATCCTAGTCGTAGAAAAAGTGGCCGTGAAATCGAAacgcaaattttaaaagaaattgaagaagaagaagattga
- the LOC130653614 gene encoding sodium-dependent neutral amino acid transporter B(0)AT3-like isoform X1, with protein MNSEKENLFTTELAMSRSMSGYTSGSSRGPSTISGRPPSYDEVQRERLRSQKLSEDSLPETRQMNMDGMGYAFSSKALPPHAAPSIISRTSVTSEPLKITGLEFAFTSNNLPRIGIDETDTLNGMANDMHPTGLDRYKPPIVPDTAALAADEKRGMWGRKAEFILASVGLAVGLGNVWRFPYLCQRNGGGAFLIPYFIMMVIEGIPLFYIEFAVGQRFRRSAIGCWSKMHPALKGIGISCMVISTMLCIYYVAVIAWSFYYLFASLTSKLPWRIEKCPRYDEYNVLDQLCKKNSSDTYHCEMKTNFTECCVHDPQLYYFYRKTLDVSTSIGDSGSGINWKLAGCLVLAWVVVYACVINGVKSSGKAVYFTATFPYVILSILFILGLSLDGASIGLKALFKPDFKKLRDPQIWMDAASQMFFTLSLGFGALISFASYMPIKNNCVRDAYTVVFINCGTSLFAGIVVFSILGHREYVTKLPVTEVGGGAGLAFITFCDAFLQMPVSPLWSVLFFIMLILLGIDSEFGTLEGLVAPFYDAKWVTMKKWKFTGILAFAMFLIGLALITSPGYYAFQLFDDFAVPLPLLFIAFFQVVSISWVYGNDKFANDIEYMTGKRPYLFWMICWKYISPLAIFIIFVANCHKLATKFPTYKAYVGCLQQMVNFSSLSPGTKTSLFDSPYPAWGQFFIVAFITISMIPTIAWLIMNFVKNPQKWVDGFKSKLSNIHEYYPDPSYPDPSRRKSGREIETQILKEIEEEED; from the exons ATGAATTCTGAAAAG gAGAATTTGTTTACCACGGAACTGGCCATGAGCAGATCAATGAGTGGTTACACTTCTGGCTCTTCAAGAGGACCTTCTACAATTAGTGGCAGGCCTCCTTCTTATGATG aAGTTCAAAGAGAAAGACTGCGCTCACAAAAATTATCAGAGGACTCATTACCAGAAACGAGGCAGATGAACATGGATGGAATGGGGTATGCATTCTCATCAAAGGCGCTCCCACCTCATGCTGCGCCGAGTATTATTAGTCGAACTAGCGTCACATCGGAGCCTCTCAAGATTACAGGGTTGGAGTTCGCGTTTACCTCAAATAACCTGCCTAGGATCGGTATAGATGAAACAG acaCGTTAAATGGCATGGCAAATGATATGCATCCTACAGGCCTGGACCGATACAAACCACCCATTGTTCCGGATACCGCAGCTTTGGCAGCGGACGAAAAGCGTGGAATGTGGGGACGAAAAGCTGAATTTATTTTAGCGTCTGTTGGATTAGCAGTTGGTCTCGGAAATGTCTGGAGGTTTCCATATTTATGTCAAAGAAATGGCGGAg gtGCTTTCCTGATACCATATTTTATCATGATGGTTATTGAGGGGATTCCCTTGTTTTACATCGAATTTGCAGTCGGTCAGCGTTTTCGTCGCAGTGCAATTGGTTGTTGGAGCAAAATGCATCCAGCTCTTAAAGGGATTGGTATATCTTGTATGGTTATCTCCACAATGCTGTGCATATACTATGTAGCTGTAATTGCTTGGAGTTTTTATTATCTATTTGCCTCGTTAACCTCCAAGTTACCGTGGAGAATAGAAAAGTGCCCAAG GTATGATGAATACAATGTATTGGACCAACTTTGCAAGAAAAACAGCTCCGACACATATCATTGTGAGATGAAGACCAACTTTACAGAATGCTGTGTTCACGACCCGCAGCTTTACTACTTTTACAGAAAAACTTTGGATGTGTCCACGTCAATTGGTGATTCAGGAAGTGGAATAAACTGGAAGCTTGCTGGCTGTCTTGTATTGGCATGGGTTGTTGTATATGCTTGTGTCATTAACGGAGTAAAATCAAGTGGGAAG GCTGTATACTTCACGGCAACGTTCCCTTACGTTATATTGAGCATACTGTTCATACTGGGTCTCTCCTTAGATGGTGCATCCATTGGtttaaaagctctttttaagcctGAC tttaaaaaattgagagATCCTCAAATTTGGATGGATGCTGCCTCCCAAATGTTTTTCACATTAAGTTTGGGGTTTGGTGCGTTGATTTCATTCGCCAGTTACATGCCTATCAAAAACAACTGCGTGAGAGATGCCTACACTGTGGTATTTATTAACTGCGGGACGTCACTGTTTGCTGGTATAGTTGTATTTTCAATTTTGGGACACCGAGAGTATGTTACTAAGCTACCGGTAACCGAG GTTGGTGGAGGTGCTGGTCTTGCTTTTATTACTTTTTGTGACGCCTTCCTTCAAATGCCTGTATCTCCGCTTTGGTCTGTTCTATTCTTTATCATGCTGATCTTGTTAGGAATTGATTCAGAATTTGGAACCTTGGAAGGTTTAGTTGCGCCATTTTATGATGCAAAGTGGGTAACTATGAAAAAGTGGAAATTCACAG GTATACTTGCTTTTGCCATGTTCTTGATTGGTCTCGCTTTAATAACATCACCAgggtattatgcgtttcaaTTATTTGATGATTTCGCTGTTCCTTTGCCGTTACTATTTATCGCCTTTTTTCAAGTGGTATCGATATCATGGGTGTATGGAAATGATAA ATTTGCAAATGATATTGAATATATGACTGGTAAACGACCTTATCTTTTTTGGATGATTTGTTGGAAATATATTTCACCATTAGCTATCTTTATCATCTTCGTTGCAAACTGCCATAAATTGGCAACAAAGTTTCCAACCTACAAAGCATATGTTGGTTGTCTCCAACAAATG gtCAACTTTTCATCATTATCACCTGGTACTAAAACTTCTTTATTCGATAGTCCTTATCCAGCTTGGGGACAATTCTTTATTGTTGCATTTATCACAATTTCTATGATACCTACCATTGCCTGGTTGATAATGAACTTTGTTAAAAATCCACAAAAATGGGTAGATGGGTTTAAATCGAAGCTGTCAAATATTCATGAATATTATCCAGACCCAAGTTATCCAGATCCTAGTCGTAGAAAAAGTGGCCGTGAAATCGAAacgcaaattttaaaagaaattgaagaagaagaagattga